Proteins encoded within one genomic window of Gemmatimonas sp.:
- a CDS encoding glycosyltransferase: MTPRRFCFVTTFYPPYHFGGDGVFVYRLAEALAARGHRVDVIHSIDAYRAKVDAEPSVAFTDHPNVRRIGLQSAHPRWSALQVHQTGRPLPYAAQLDAHFAANAYDVIHYHNVSLMGAPSILRMGTAVKFYTTHEYWLVCPTHVLFKNDREACTSRACLSCTLRSHRPPQWWRATSQLADSLESVDAVLTPSRFARDRHASDGIAKPLTLLPHFVPVPTDAELAVSSPSERPYFLYVGRLERLKGVQDLLTIFSTYRDADLLIVGSGESEASLRAAAQSLPHVHFLDTVHPSALDSYIQQAIALLVPSLCYETFALSAAEAMAYGTPVIGRRIGAVQELLEISGGGLTFETLAECRAAMERMRLEPEVRAKFADAGRAFAQREWTIEVHLARYEALVESQLEKRAARRP, translated from the coding sequence CGTATCACTTCGGCGGAGACGGCGTGTTCGTGTACCGGCTGGCCGAGGCGCTGGCGGCGCGCGGGCATCGGGTGGATGTGATTCACTCCATCGACGCGTATCGCGCGAAGGTGGACGCCGAACCGTCGGTGGCGTTCACTGACCATCCCAACGTACGTCGCATCGGACTGCAGTCGGCGCACCCGCGCTGGTCGGCGCTCCAAGTGCATCAGACGGGACGTCCGCTGCCGTACGCGGCACAGCTCGACGCACACTTCGCCGCGAACGCGTACGATGTGATTCACTACCACAACGTGTCGCTCATGGGTGCGCCGTCGATCTTGCGTATGGGCACGGCGGTGAAGTTTTACACGACGCACGAGTACTGGCTCGTGTGTCCCACGCACGTGCTGTTCAAGAACGACCGGGAAGCGTGCACGTCGCGTGCGTGTCTCAGCTGCACGCTGCGCAGCCATCGCCCACCGCAGTGGTGGCGCGCCACGTCGCAGCTCGCCGACAGTCTGGAGTCGGTTGATGCGGTCCTTACGCCCAGCCGGTTCGCACGCGACCGGCACGCGAGTGATGGCATCGCCAAGCCGCTCACGCTGCTGCCGCACTTCGTGCCGGTGCCGACGGATGCGGAACTGGCGGTGTCGTCGCCGTCGGAGCGGCCGTATTTCCTGTATGTCGGTCGACTCGAGCGACTGAAGGGCGTGCAGGATCTGCTCACGATCTTTTCGACCTATCGCGACGCCGACCTGCTCATCGTGGGTTCGGGCGAGAGCGAAGCGTCATTGCGCGCCGCTGCACAATCGCTGCCGCACGTGCACTTCCTCGACACCGTGCATCCGTCGGCACTCGACAGCTACATCCAGCAGGCGATCGCGCTGCTGGTGCCGTCGTTGTGCTATGAAACCTTCGCGCTGAGCGCGGCCGAGGCGATGGCCTACGGCACGCCGGTGATTGGGCGGCGTATCGGTGCGGTGCAGGAGCTGCTCGAGATTTCGGGTGGTGGGCTCACGTTCGAGACGCTTGCCGAGTGCCGCGCCGCCATGGAACGGATGCGGCTCGAGCCCGAGGTCCGCGCCAAGTTCGCCGATGCCGGTCGGGCGTTCGCGCAACGCGAGTGGACCATCGAGGTGCATCTCGCGCGCTACGAGGCGCTGGTGGAGTCGCAGCTGGAGAAGCGCGCCGCGAGGCGGCCATGA
- a CDS encoding polysaccharide deacetylase family protein yields MTGAAVPILTYHSLDDSGSVISTSPGVFRAQMELIARRGYRVIALRELLDAWDRAETVAPNTVVLTFDDATENLLPHALPVLSALQFRATIFAVSGKLGGVNDWPDQAPGIPRVPLLSRSGLAECIAAGCEIGAHSATHARLDTMSPAAWSAEVAGCREALESTLGASVTSFAYPFGHSNAALRAMVAQHYRAAVGTQLRVAAPTDERYELPRVEMYYWRSPSVFPLFGHRAGDWYLRARAAARAVRASWSR; encoded by the coding sequence ATGACCGGTGCGGCGGTCCCGATTCTCACGTATCACTCGTTGGACGACTCGGGGTCGGTGATCTCGACGTCCCCGGGAGTGTTTCGCGCGCAGATGGAGCTGATAGCGCGCCGTGGGTACCGGGTGATCGCGTTGCGCGAACTACTCGATGCGTGGGACCGCGCCGAGACGGTGGCGCCGAACACCGTGGTGCTCACGTTCGACGACGCCACCGAAAATCTGCTGCCGCACGCGCTGCCGGTACTTTCGGCGTTGCAGTTCCGCGCGACGATCTTCGCGGTGAGCGGCAAGCTGGGCGGTGTAAACGACTGGCCGGACCAAGCGCCTGGCATTCCCCGCGTGCCGCTGTTGTCGCGTAGCGGACTGGCCGAGTGTATCGCGGCGGGCTGTGAAATCGGCGCGCACTCGGCCACGCATGCGCGACTCGACACGATGTCGCCAGCGGCGTGGTCCGCGGAGGTCGCCGGCTGTCGCGAGGCGTTGGAGTCGACGCTCGGCGCGTCGGTCACGTCGTTCGCGTATCCGTTCGGTCACTCGAACGCGGCCCTGCGCGCGATGGTCGCACAACACTACCGCGCGGCGGTCGGTACGCAGTTACGGGTGGCCGCGCCCACCGACGAGCGGTACGAGCTGCCGCGGGTGGAGATGTACTACTGGCGGAGTCCGTCGGTGTTTCCGCTGTTCGGGCATCGTGCCGGCGACTGGTACTTGCGGGCGCGCGCGGCGGCCCGCGCGGTGCGTGCCTCGTGGTCCCGGTGA
- a CDS encoding flippase, translated as MPRGPGEPAQGLRDGGVPGDRSLSTRAPSSTLTRFSALALADVASRGLAFLGTLLIVRAFADEAFGQIGVATTVVTYALQASTCGLDVFAVRHGARYPDRIGATASSVMAMRGALGLAAYTVLLVVCWALPALRPILPLVALFGLTVFTGALSLTWVPQALQQTRVLAAANLSIGVLYFLGVLLITRTGGPLWSIPMAQVAAEALVAVGLFRWLRGRAERLTAPWPVAEWGRVLRESAPIGASWLLRTIALGSDLVLLRLLLVGDAQIGWYNGAWRLFGLMMGLSAVYFTILFPRLSQRAAESPAAFRAEALGSLARVMPLALAGAVGVAVLAPWALGLLFSPSFAGAAMALRILAAAAVVNVVNNHFRYMLLATNRQQVDLRNTTFATAAHVAFKVMLIPIAGIEGVAVGTLGGELVVLALGLWATRGDLVRRVTPE; from the coding sequence GTGCCTCGTGGTCCCGGTGAGCCGGCGCAAGGCCTTCGCGATGGCGGCGTACCGGGGGATCGGTCGCTGAGTACGCGCGCGCCGTCGTCGACGCTCACCCGGTTCAGCGCACTCGCGTTGGCCGATGTCGCGTCGCGCGGCCTCGCCTTTCTGGGCACGTTGCTGATCGTACGCGCCTTCGCAGACGAAGCGTTCGGCCAGATCGGCGTGGCGACGACGGTGGTCACCTACGCGCTGCAAGCGAGTACGTGCGGGCTCGATGTGTTCGCGGTCCGTCACGGGGCGCGATATCCCGACCGGATCGGCGCGACGGCGAGCTCCGTGATGGCGATGCGTGGTGCCTTGGGGTTGGCGGCGTACACGGTCCTTCTGGTGGTGTGCTGGGCGCTGCCGGCGCTGCGTCCGATCCTGCCGTTGGTGGCACTGTTCGGTCTGACGGTCTTCACCGGTGCGCTGTCGCTCACGTGGGTGCCGCAGGCGCTGCAACAGACCCGCGTGTTGGCCGCAGCGAATCTTTCCATCGGTGTGCTGTACTTCCTGGGCGTGTTGCTTATCACGCGGACAGGCGGGCCGCTGTGGAGCATTCCGATGGCACAGGTGGCAGCCGAAGCGCTGGTGGCGGTGGGACTCTTCCGGTGGCTGCGGGGGCGTGCCGAGCGACTGACGGCGCCATGGCCGGTGGCGGAGTGGGGGCGTGTGCTGCGCGAGTCGGCGCCGATCGGCGCGTCGTGGCTGTTGCGCACCATCGCGCTGGGCTCCGATCTCGTGCTCTTGCGCCTGCTGCTGGTCGGTGACGCTCAGATCGGCTGGTACAACGGCGCCTGGCGCCTGTTTGGGCTGATGATGGGACTAAGCGCCGTGTACTTCACCATTCTCTTTCCGCGCCTCTCGCAACGGGCGGCCGAATCGCCGGCCGCGTTCCGCGCGGAAGCGCTCGGATCGCTGGCCCGCGTGATGCCGCTGGCGCTGGCGGGAGCGGTTGGCGTGGCGGTATTGGCTCCTTGGGCGCTCGGACTCCTCTTCTCACCCTCCTTCGCCGGTGCGGCGATGGCGCTCCGCATTCTGGCGGCGGCGGCAGTCGTGAATGTGGTGAACAACCATTTCCGCTATATGCTGCTCGCCACCAACCGGCAGCAGGTCGACCTACGCAATACGACGTTCGCCACGGCGGCGCATGTGGCGTTCAAGGTGATGCTGATCCCGATCGCCGGGATCGAGGGGGTCGCCGTGGGCACCCTGGGGGGTGAACTGGTGGTGCTTGCGTTGGGTCTGTGGGCCACGCGCGGCGACCTAGTTCGGAGGGTCACTCCCGAGTGA
- a CDS encoding Ig-like domain-containing protein, which yields MAPVRTVRAWLLLSAAALLACNGGDSTGPDVISAPTGVTVTLTSLTSVRVDWTANPARESVQRYTVLRNGSPIRDVTVPTYIDFGLTELQTYVYTVVAVGSGSAQSAPSAVTAQSTFTLPDLTGPTIASSVPAANATNVAITAPISVTASEPLDPATVSSENVVLRATGTTASVPGVVAYTAGASSFTFTPSIPLTPSTAYTFDVSTALRDRAANRLLAAYRVPFTTAAPIDATPPSVVAFSPVAGAVDVSVRTTVTATFSEAMNAATINSTSMTLAPTAGGAAVPATVSYTAGTRTATLTPTAPLAASSSYTARVTTAAADAAGNGLTAVSTWQFVTSAPVDESAPTVTLVSPAAGATSVPLAAVMAVTFSEAMNPATITAATVTLTRAPGAVPVPAVVEYAAAANRATLTPAAPLTLGANYTVTVTTGARDVSGNPLASPFTSTFATLAADVIAPTVTGTFPSSGAVNVNPTATLTATFSETMQAASLTAAAFVVRTTTGGTAVAGSVSYNAATRTLSFAPTARLAGNTGYTATITTAALDSAGNALAAARVFTFTTAATTDDTPPRVASSVPAENAAGVDIMTTIAVRFDEAMDVTTMTNGAVVVRVANTVELLSGSSTYDSGTNTLTFRPTAPLEYVTTYTVSVGGGARDLAGNRVEPKSFNFQTRPAPARVETFTPSDRSSDHDAATPVSVTFSLPMISSTINASTFILRSRNTALLVPGTVSYNSATRTATFTPSSPLANNSGYVATVTTGVTDVNGQALEAQAQSCFTPRAGAVTAVSMSGFWSGESACTDVHWHVRLVQSGSALSLDTTGCDAPANAGRCQLSALNAEGALALGGQSNVRIASVTGSVSGNAVTFTLTGSNGLTFTFTGAFTNANGSPNPWIIGSIGGATLRPVGITFEKQSP from the coding sequence ATGGCACCCGTTCGAACCGTGCGGGCATGGTTGCTGCTCAGTGCGGCGGCGCTGCTCGCCTGTAACGGCGGAGACTCCACGGGGCCAGACGTGATCTCCGCACCGACCGGTGTCACGGTCACGCTCACCTCGCTGACATCGGTGCGGGTCGATTGGACCGCGAATCCCGCACGTGAGTCGGTACAGCGGTATACCGTGCTCAGGAATGGGTCGCCGATTCGCGACGTGACCGTGCCGACCTATATCGATTTCGGACTGACCGAACTGCAGACGTACGTCTACACCGTGGTGGCGGTCGGCAGCGGTTCCGCCCAATCGGCGCCGTCGGCCGTGACGGCGCAGTCAACCTTCACGCTGCCCGACCTGACCGGCCCGACGATCGCGAGCTCCGTGCCCGCCGCGAATGCCACCAACGTCGCCATCACGGCACCGATCAGTGTGACGGCCAGCGAGCCGCTCGATCCGGCGACGGTGTCCAGCGAGAATGTCGTCCTGCGCGCGACGGGAACGACCGCGAGCGTGCCCGGTGTCGTCGCCTACACGGCCGGCGCGTCGTCGTTCACCTTCACGCCCTCGATCCCGCTGACGCCGAGCACCGCGTACACGTTCGACGTGTCGACGGCGTTGCGTGATCGCGCCGCCAATCGACTCCTCGCGGCCTATCGGGTGCCATTTACTACCGCCGCGCCGATCGATGCGACCCCGCCCAGCGTCGTCGCCTTCTCACCAGTTGCGGGAGCGGTCGATGTCTCCGTCCGGACCACGGTGACGGCCACGTTCAGCGAGGCGATGAACGCCGCGACCATCAACTCGACGTCGATGACGTTGGCGCCGACGGCCGGCGGCGCGGCAGTCCCGGCGACAGTTTCGTATACGGCGGGTACGCGCACCGCGACGCTGACGCCGACGGCGCCGCTCGCGGCGTCTTCATCGTATACGGCACGCGTGACCACGGCGGCAGCAGACGCTGCCGGAAACGGATTGACGGCGGTGTCGACGTGGCAGTTTGTCACCTCGGCGCCGGTCGACGAGTCCGCGCCGACCGTCACGTTGGTCTCTCCCGCTGCCGGAGCAACCAGTGTCCCGTTGGCTGCCGTCATGGCCGTCACGTTCAGTGAAGCGATGAATCCGGCGACGATTACCGCGGCGACGGTCACCCTCACCCGTGCGCCCGGGGCGGTGCCCGTTCCCGCCGTGGTCGAATATGCCGCGGCTGCCAACCGTGCCACCCTCACGCCGGCGGCACCGCTCACCCTAGGCGCCAACTACACCGTGACGGTGACCACCGGCGCGCGCGACGTTTCCGGCAACCCGCTGGCGTCTCCCTTCACGTCGACGTTCGCCACGCTCGCGGCCGATGTCATTGCACCGACGGTGACCGGCACCTTCCCGTCGAGTGGCGCGGTCAACGTGAACCCCACGGCGACGCTCACCGCCACCTTTAGTGAGACGATGCAGGCGGCATCACTGACTGCCGCGGCCTTCGTGGTGCGCACCACCACGGGCGGGACGGCGGTCGCAGGATCGGTCAGCTACAACGCCGCGACGCGCACGTTATCGTTTGCACCGACCGCGCGACTGGCCGGCAACACAGGGTATACGGCAACCATTACCACGGCAGCCCTCGACTCCGCCGGCAACGCGCTCGCGGCGGCACGGGTGTTCACGTTCACCACGGCGGCGACCACCGACGACACACCGCCGCGCGTGGCGAGCTCTGTTCCGGCGGAGAACGCGGCGGGCGTCGATATCATGACGACGATCGCCGTGCGCTTTGATGAAGCGATGGACGTGACGACGATGACCAACGGTGCCGTCGTCGTGCGGGTGGCCAATACGGTCGAGTTGCTCAGCGGCAGTAGTACGTACGACTCGGGCACGAATACGCTGACGTTCCGACCAACCGCGCCCTTGGAGTATGTCACCACGTACACCGTGTCGGTGGGTGGAGGTGCACGTGATCTGGCCGGCAATCGTGTGGAGCCAAAGTCATTCAACTTCCAGACGCGGCCCGCACCGGCGCGCGTGGAGACGTTCACACCGTCCGACCGCTCCAGCGACCACGACGCCGCTACGCCCGTGTCGGTCACGTTCAGCCTGCCGATGATCTCGAGCACGATCAACGCCAGCACGTTCATCCTGCGCAGCCGCAATACCGCACTGCTGGTGCCGGGCACTGTGTCGTATAACTCCGCCACCCGCACCGCCACGTTCACGCCGTCGTCGCCGTTGGCGAACAACAGTGGCTACGTCGCCACCGTGACGACGGGGGTGACCGACGTCAACGGCCAGGCGCTCGAGGCGCAGGCGCAGTCGTGTTTCACCCCGCGGGCCGGCGCGGTGACCGCCGTGTCGATGAGCGGCTTCTGGTCGGGTGAGTCCGCCTGCACGGATGTCCATTGGCATGTGCGCCTCGTGCAGAGTGGTAGTGCGCTCTCCCTCGATACGACGGGTTGCGACGCGCCGGCGAACGCCGGTCGATGCCAGCTCTCAGCGCTCAATGCCGAAGGCGCGCTGGCGCTCGGTGGGCAGAGCAACGTGCGCATTGCCTCGGTCACCGGAAGCGTGTCGGGCAACGCGGTGACCTTCACGCTGACCGGCTCGAACGGGCTCACGTTCACGTTTACAGGAGCGTTCACCAACGCCAACGGATCGCCCAATCCGTGGATCATTGGAAGCATCGGTGGCGCGACGCTCCGGCCGGTCGGAATCACGTTCGAGAAGCAGTCGCCGTAG
- a CDS encoding glycosyltransferase family 2 protein — protein sequence MSAAAPFLSVVVPAYRCAAYLQQCLRGLQASDLPRASWELIVVDDGSPDNTADVARTAADRVLRVADGPRGPAHARNMGARAATGSVLVFIDADVVVAPHTLRGFASHFAADPTLGAAFGAYDDAPAEMDFISQYRNLLHRYVHTLHPGEADTFWAGCGAVRRDTFLAVGGFDAVRYPRPQIEDIELGYRLREAGARIVLDPELQGKHLKRWSFGNMVRTDLRERAIPWMHLILRRGEAMQRGPLNLRVREKLYTIFTAIGVAATMGAFVFWNNALAYIGAFCVVVVLLGNAALLSWFGSRRGFFFAVGVAPLRLLYYAEAGLGAAWAIVTHRPQVEPVRLPPLAAYEQTAS from the coding sequence GTGAGTGCGGCGGCGCCGTTTCTTTCGGTAGTGGTGCCGGCCTATCGCTGTGCGGCGTACCTGCAGCAGTGTTTGCGCGGCCTGCAGGCCAGCGATCTGCCGCGCGCGTCGTGGGAACTGATCGTCGTGGATGACGGCAGCCCTGACAACACCGCTGATGTCGCGCGCACCGCGGCCGATCGTGTACTGCGCGTGGCCGATGGCCCGCGTGGTCCGGCCCACGCCCGCAACATGGGTGCACGCGCCGCCACGGGTTCGGTGCTGGTGTTCATCGACGCCGACGTCGTGGTGGCGCCCCACACGCTACGCGGTTTTGCGTCGCACTTTGCGGCCGATCCGACACTCGGCGCGGCGTTCGGTGCCTACGACGACGCGCCGGCAGAAATGGATTTCATCTCGCAGTACCGCAATCTCCTGCACCGCTACGTGCATACGCTGCATCCCGGCGAGGCCGACACGTTTTGGGCGGGCTGCGGTGCGGTGCGGCGCGACACGTTCCTCGCGGTTGGTGGGTTCGACGCCGTGCGCTATCCGCGCCCGCAGATCGAAGACATCGAGTTGGGCTATCGGCTGCGCGAGGCCGGTGCGCGCATCGTGCTCGATCCGGAGCTGCAGGGCAAACACCTCAAGCGATGGAGCTTCGGGAACATGGTGCGCACTGATCTGCGAGAGCGCGCCATTCCCTGGATGCACCTCATCCTGCGTCGCGGCGAAGCGATGCAGCGCGGACCGCTCAACCTCCGCGTGCGCGAGAAGCTATACACCATCTTCACCGCGATCGGGGTCGCGGCCACGATGGGTGCGTTTGTGTTCTGGAACAACGCCTTGGCCTACATCGGGGCATTCTGCGTGGTGGTCGTGTTGCTGGGGAACGCCGCGCTGTTGTCGTGGTTCGGCTCGCGTCGTGGTTTCTTCTTCGCTGTCGGTGTGGCGCCGCTGCGATTGCTGTACTACGCCGAGGCCGGTCTGGGTGCCGCTTGGGCGATCGTGACCCACAGACCGCAAGTCGAACCCGTCCGGCTCCCTCCGCTCGCGGCGTATGAGCAAACGGCGTCGTAA
- a CDS encoding YfhO family protein: MSKRRRNAAPSPDTGTSSIPGSAAAELPSAVNWERVCLALLALVPLLVTAWQLLPEFTTPVPASNDLALHWQMVQGASREMAHWRNPLDFWMPQLELGYPQFLYYQNLPHLVVAGVHRLLFGLVELRTVFDGARYLLLIGLPLTVYWSMRRMDFSVRAAAISAAATTLFANRDGYGLEYDGQLWLGRGLFTQLWAEHLSLIAMAGLYRLMRTGRGYAGTIAALAALALSHFIWSYMMAMTGVLLCVLLSTRDTWKANLLRLIIVGALAMAISAYMLIPFATSSGSYLAMFPGITAPDLDESRSLLSALQRLVIDEDRWPILTALSLTGGVAALVMRTRSARFALVGTLVWLLLYQFRPTEVNWLGRVLRYDGHLVYRFIGIADVFLLMLIGVGGEWIWRAMVDRRVGRVDAPATAAPRSLGAMLAATALLLAILSPAMRDRATFFGRDGRAMTATRAALAADSDLTTVLDTIAAQPGGRAYMGLASNGGKQWRIGPLIRAYDVLKDRGQPAVAPLFQGLSLNADMVVSFRDRDPAQYDLLDVRYVALPSGAPVDGFMTPLARTPRYTVYRVATTGMATYGAVVERHAAGSQLDLLRGVDQWSKSAGPAAKQFIRWDFRQPGGASMPTGACPGGGRTLSEHADAGIIDLVVACDSPSSLIIKTTYHPNWRVTVDGRPVSTYMVSPVFIGIDLPAGQHTIAARYTMATGKWILLAFGALVLAIVCMVRDRFDALPRRFLPV; the protein is encoded by the coding sequence ATGAGCAAACGGCGTCGTAACGCGGCACCGTCACCCGACACGGGAACGTCGTCGATACCGGGAAGCGCGGCCGCGGAGTTGCCCTCGGCGGTGAACTGGGAACGGGTGTGCTTGGCACTGCTGGCCTTGGTGCCGTTGCTCGTGACGGCGTGGCAGCTGCTACCGGAGTTCACGACACCGGTGCCCGCCAGCAATGACCTGGCCTTGCACTGGCAGATGGTGCAGGGCGCGAGTCGGGAGATGGCGCACTGGCGCAATCCGCTCGATTTCTGGATGCCGCAGCTCGAGCTCGGCTACCCGCAGTTTCTGTACTACCAGAATCTTCCGCACCTCGTGGTGGCGGGCGTGCACCGCCTGCTGTTCGGGCTCGTCGAGTTGCGCACGGTGTTCGACGGCGCGCGCTATCTGCTGCTGATTGGATTACCCCTCACCGTGTACTGGTCCATGCGCCGCATGGACTTCTCGGTGCGCGCCGCGGCCATCAGTGCCGCCGCGACCACACTGTTCGCCAACCGCGATGGCTACGGCTTGGAGTACGACGGACAGCTGTGGCTCGGTCGCGGTCTCTTCACACAATTGTGGGCCGAGCATCTGTCGTTGATCGCGATGGCAGGACTCTATCGCCTCATGCGCACGGGACGTGGGTACGCCGGCACGATTGCCGCCCTTGCCGCGCTGGCGCTGTCGCACTTCATCTGGTCGTACATGATGGCGATGACCGGCGTGTTGCTGTGCGTATTGTTGTCGACGCGTGACACGTGGAAGGCGAACCTGCTACGTCTCATCATCGTGGGCGCGCTCGCCATGGCCATCTCGGCGTACATGCTGATTCCGTTCGCGACGAGCTCCGGCAGCTATCTCGCGATGTTTCCCGGGATCACGGCGCCTGATCTTGATGAGAGCCGTTCGCTGCTCAGCGCGCTGCAGCGCCTGGTGATCGACGAAGATCGTTGGCCGATCCTGACGGCACTGTCGCTGACGGGCGGCGTGGCGGCGCTTGTCATGCGGACCCGTTCGGCGCGTTTTGCGCTGGTCGGTACACTCGTGTGGTTGCTGTTGTACCAGTTCCGCCCCACGGAAGTGAATTGGCTGGGGCGCGTACTGCGGTACGACGGGCATTTGGTGTACCGGTTTATCGGCATCGCCGATGTGTTCTTGCTCATGCTGATCGGCGTCGGCGGCGAGTGGATCTGGCGCGCCATGGTGGATCGGCGGGTGGGACGCGTCGACGCACCGGCAACCGCCGCGCCGCGTTCCCTCGGCGCCATGTTGGCCGCCACCGCACTGCTGCTGGCGATCCTCTCGCCGGCAATGCGCGACCGCGCCACGTTCTTCGGTCGCGACGGCCGTGCGATGACCGCCACGCGCGCCGCGTTGGCGGCCGATTCTGATCTGACCACCGTGCTCGATACGATCGCGGCGCAACCGGGCGGGCGCGCCTACATGGGCCTGGCCAGCAACGGCGGCAAGCAGTGGCGCATCGGTCCGCTCATTCGCGCCTACGACGTACTCAAGGACCGCGGACAGCCCGCCGTCGCCCCGCTGTTTCAAGGGTTGTCGCTCAACGCCGATATGGTCGTGAGCTTCCGCGATCGTGACCCTGCACAGTACGACCTGCTCGACGTGCGCTACGTGGCCTTGCCGAGCGGTGCACCGGTGGACGGATTTATGACGCCGCTCGCGCGCACGCCGCGCTACACGGTGTATCGCGTGGCCACGACCGGCATGGCGACCTACGGTGCGGTCGTGGAGCGACACGCCGCTGGTTCACAGCTCGACCTGCTGCGCGGCGTGGACCAATGGAGCAAGAGTGCAGGGCCAGCGGCAAAGCAGTTCATCCGCTGGGACTTCCGCCAGCCGGGCGGCGCGTCGATGCCCACTGGTGCCTGTCCTGGCGGCGGTCGCACGCTGTCGGAGCATGCGGACGCGGGCATCATCGACCTCGTGGTTGCGTGCGATTCGCCGTCGTCGCTCATCATCAAGACGACATATCATCCCAATTGGCGCGTTACCGTGGATGGCAGGCCGGTGTCCACGTACATGGTGTCGCCGGTGTTCATCGGTATCGATCTGCCGGCGGGGCAGCACACGATTGCGGCACGCTACACGATGGCCACTGGCAAGTGGATCCTGCTGGCGTTCGGTGCGCTGGTACTGGCGATCGTGTGCATGGTGCGCGACCGGTTCGACGCGCTGCCGCGTCGATTCCTACCAGTCTAA